CTGCAGTGCGacatgggtatgtcgccatTGCTAGGATGTTGCTCGCGAATGCAACGAACAGAGAATATCGGAATTCGGTATGTTGTTTTCCGACGCGATAGTACCGGCTGGATCGCTATCTATGGGTAAGTTCTTGGTGGAGGAGATGCGCTGCGACCCTAGGCTCATAGAACGGAGGGCAAACTCTCCATTTTTGCTGGCGGCCGAAAGATGACCGGGTGGATATACTCCAATACCTGCTTGAACTGGGGTTCGACGTGGATACTGATGATTCTGACACGGCGGAGGGCATTGTGGAAACGGCCCTTTGTTGTGCTGCTAAGCGAGGTCTCAACACTGCCGTTCGTTTTCTCATTGAACATGGTGCAGATTTGAACCCTATAAGAGAAGGGGACCCAATCACCGTGCTCCCGCCTCGTGAAGCCATGGATGATGAACGGATAGATACTGTCAAACACCTGCTGGTTCACATGGACCTCACCACGCTTCCAAATAACTACTATGAACAAGCCATGTTGATATGCGTTGCAGCTGCCTCTGGCTCCGGAGGCACTCGTAGAGATTGCTCAAGCATGGCTGTGATCCAGAAGCAACTATCAAGACTTGTGGTGGCCTTGATTGGAATTTGAGGATGACTGCAGGGCGAGCATGTGGGCAGCCACATTTTGACATATGAGGATCTTGGAGATAATGTTGGACCACGGTGCTGCCCTCATGTATCCATATCTAGCAGCCGTTCACGCGCAAATTGTCTAGGCATTATTGGCAAGAGGGGTGGACCCAAATTGCTGCCAATCCGATAAAATATTGTCTTCTGCCGCGGCTGATGAGTCTAGGTTCAAATTCCTGCTTGAACATGGCGTTGAAATTTCCGGTCGATGAAGATGGCGAGTCTTTGTTGAGAGAAGCAATTCTCGTTAATAGTCAAGCGGTGGCTCAGATGATACTGGGCCGGGAGTGAAGCCAAAAGATGAGCGCAAAATCCTAGAGATTGCTGCATCATGGGACAAATCTGGTGTGGCCAGCATGGAGTCATCTCTTGTCCACCACAGAACCATATACGATGGAAACAGTAGAGTTGGTATTAGTAGCAAACAACGCCCCTACCCTCAAAACCCTACTTGAGAAAGGATGGCGCCTTTCTGCTTCTGAATTATACTGCTCACATCAGTATGATGGAAGCGATGAAATCATTTATCTAGCCTTTCAAGCACGCTCTTCTGAGGAAATTGAAAGTATGCTCGACTTACTATTGAGCAACGGCGTTAATACCAATAGGAAAATAAACAGGAATATGAATTGTCTGGGGTGGCCCATCTGGAACGGAATGCGCTCGGCCTGAAATTACTCCTGGAGAAAGGCGCAGACCCTCTACATGAAATGTGATCTAAAGAAACCCCGCTATTATATGCGGTACAACGGAACTTCGCTGCAGGAATCTAAGTTCCTACTGGAAGCAATTGTCTCTTCTAAAAGGGTTTCGAGGGAGAAGCTAGCACAGGATGTGCATTTTTCTTTGGTATGGGCAATTGCTGACAATGCTAGCTGGGAAGCTGCAAGAGTCTTGCAGCGGTTTTATTACCATGACCTTGACGGCACACCGCTAATAGCACCTCCATTCCATAGCCAGGTAAAGCACAAGAGGGACATGGAAGAAAGACAATGGGAGATGGATTATTTCGACGCCGACATCTAGCAATACGATACAATTTATAGCTctcttttcttatttttgACTTCGTGCGCTGTAGctgttctttttctgttATTTCTGAACCTGCCCAAATTGCTCCCGACCATCCACCAATGCCATATGGGGTTGGTCTAGTCGATTAAGCACGTTAAAGTGAGAAGCAGTAGCCGTGAGCTTCGACGTATGTAGCTTGCCTTGCAACGCGGGCGTTGCGCATTGAAATGCTCATGCCCTTCCTGACCCAGTCCAGGGCATCAACGCATGTCTACGGTAATATAAGCAAAGCTCAACCCATAGCCGCTGGATTGATCGATGAGCTCTCACCGGCATTACCAGGAAACTAATAGTTGATGCTGGTTTCCAATAATGTCGGCTATTTTTGGTGTAAGTAAGAGAATGTGAGACCCCGCCTTGCTTATAGAATTCCCCGGAATGTCAGACGGACGAGTCGCACAGGGTGCGCCCCCATGGCTATTCAACGATATAAACAGTTGGAATCCCCTTCCAAATAGAAGCTTTCCTTCATTTTTGGATCTTGTACATAATTCTACAGTACAACATCATGCACGTTGGCACCGTGGTTTCACTGCTAGCCTGCCTCGGCCTGAGCAGCGCCCAGGTTATCACTCGCGATGTGACTGTTATTGGCGGTGGCTCGGCGGGTACATACGCGGCCGTTAACTTGCGCGAGAGGAATCGAACAGTTGCCGTTATCGAGAAAAGCGGCCGGCTGGGTGGCCACACGGACACCTACTTCGACGCAGCTACCGGCACACACGTCGACTTCGGCGTACTCTTCTACGAGAACTTGACGGTTGTTCATGACTACTTCAGCCATTTCGGGATCCCCTTGACAACCGTGCCTCCTGGCGGAGGGGAAGCCCAGCGCATCGATCTCCGATACGGGACACCTGTTGATGCTTCACAGGGTAATGTCACAGACGCCCTATCTCGGTATGCGGCGCAGCTGCTGCAGTACCCCTATCTCGCCGTTGGATTTGACCTGCCGGACCCAGTCCCTGAAGACCTAACGCTACCTTTTGGCGAGTTTGTTCAGAAGCATGATCTAGGCGCAGTGGTGGATGTCATCTTCTCGTATGGACAGGGTGTGGGAGATCTGTTGCAACTGCCAACAATTTACGTGATGAAATACATTTCGCTAGAGGTCTTGGACGCCATGCAGAACGGCTTCCTCCAGACGACCAACCACAATAACGGCGCGCTGTATGTGGGCGCCGCCGAGCAATTGGCAGCCGATATCTTCTTCAACAGCACCGTAGTTTCCATGGACCGCGACAGCGACCCAGAATGGGTACACATCGAAATAAAAACACCAGACGGTCGCCAGAATATCCGAACAAAGCAGGTTATATCCGCCATCCCGCCGACGCTAGATAACCTGGACGGCTACGATCTGGACGAAGTTGAACAAGGCCTCTTCGGCCTGTTCAGCAGCAGCTCTTACTACACGGCTCTAGCGCGAATCGACGGCTTGCCTGCTGAGGTGACCGCCATAAACCGGGCCAATGACACGGAGTATAACCTCCCACCATTGCCGGGCGTGTATGTCGTGACCCCAACCGCCGTGCCGGGTCTATACAGCATTTTATACGGGAGTGAGGATTTTATCAGTGAGCACAATGTCAAGGACGCCATGTCGCAGGCCGTGCAGCATCTAAATGGTAGTAACCCGGAATATATGGCCTACGAAGCGCATGCGCCATTTGAGCTGAGGGTGTCGCCTGACGACATTGCAAATGGCTTTTACCAGGATTTGAATGCATTGCAGGGACGTCGGCGGACATATTATACGGGGGCGGCTTTTGATGCGCATGATTCATCGCGCATCTGGCGATTTACGGAAACGTTGTTGCAGAGGATGCAAGTGAAACAATAAATTTATATTAATGTACGGGGTAACTAACTTAGTGCCGAGTGTTTAATAAGACATTTCCAGACCCGGTCTAGATTTATGTGCATAAAATGACACAATCAATATCCAGGGGTCGTCAGTTCTGTGCCCTGCGTCCATGGTACTTGCAAACTCTCCATGTTCGACAATCGATTCTGGGCTTGTTTGATGATGTCTTAGGTCTATTGCCACTGGGCCTGATTAACGAACCACGGGAGAATTCTCCGATAACATTCCTTGCCTCGACAGATTGAGTTATGATGATGTATTCATATGCTCTCGGTTATTTAAACAGACGACTCGTCCGTTGTCTGTTAATTGGACCAGACTAACCTTTGCAACCTAGTGAGACTGCTCTGCCCCATAAAAGATAACATGTACTAACAACCAAAGACATTGCTCTGCTCTGCTTGCTGATCCCGGAGCTACATCCGCAGCCCGTCCAGACCCATACCAGTCTACAATGAAGGCCACCACCCTCCTCGCCATCTTCGGCCTCTTCGGAGCAAGCACCACAGCAATCCCAACAGTTAACCTCCCCCGGCAAAACGGTAACGGCCACCCGCTATCCTGGGaattctttctcttccaaaacacgaactgcacAGGACCCCAGGATACATTTTCCGGTAACGGAACTACGGCTTGTCGGAACGATATCCAGCATGGTAGCGCGTTGGGGTTTATCA
This sequence is a window from Aspergillus chevalieri M1 DNA, chromosome 5, nearly complete sequence. Protein-coding genes within it:
- a CDS encoding amine oxidase, flavin-containing superfamily (COG:O;~EggNog:ENOG410PI0U;~InterPro:IPR002937,IPR036188;~PFAM:PF01593,PF13450;~SECRETED:SignalP(1-18);~go_function: GO:0016491 - oxidoreductase activity [Evidence IEA];~go_process: GO:0055114 - oxidation-reduction process [Evidence IEA]) translates to MHVGTVVSLLACLGLSSAQVITRDVTVIGGGSAGTYAAVNLRERNRTVAVIEKSGRLGGHTDTYFDAATGTHVDFGVLFYENLTVVHDYFSHFGIPLTTVPPGGGEAQRIDLRYGTPVDASQGNVTDALSRYAAQLLQYPYLAVGFDLPDPVPEDLTLPFGEFVQKHDLGAVVDVIFSYGQGVGDLLQLPTIYVMKYISLEVLDAMQNGFLQTTNHNNGALYVGAAEQLAADIFFNSTVVSMDRDSDPEWVHIEIKTPDGRQNIRTKQVISAIPPTLDNLDGYDLDEVEQGLFGLFSSSSYYTALARIDGLPAEVTAINRANDTEYNLPPLPGVYVVTPTAVPGLYSILYGSEDFISEHNVKDAMSQAVQHLNGSNPEYMAYEAHAPFELRVSPDDIANGFYQDLNALQGRRRTYYTGAAFDAHDSSRIWRFTETLLQRMQVKQ
- a CDS encoding uncharacterized protein (SECRETED:SignalP(1-19)), with protein sequence MKATTLLAIFGLFGASTTAIPTVNLPRQNGNGHPLSWEFFLFQNTNCTGPQDTFSGNGTTACRNDIQHGSALGFIKEDISPGCVIELFRAKNCTQSVRNVTSRTESTCQVLPGSVSSFDVKCARPRFVVPRG